From a single Lolium rigidum isolate FL_2022 chromosome 7, APGP_CSIRO_Lrig_0.1, whole genome shotgun sequence genomic region:
- the LOC124676920 gene encoding SUMO-activating enzyme subunit 2-like, translated as MASAAASEEAVKAAKVLMVGAGGIGCELLKTLALSGFTDIHIIDLDTIEVSNLNRQFLFRKTHVGQSKAHVARDAILKFRPNINIKSYHANVKDSEFNVDFFKQFNVVMNGLDNLDARRHVNRLCLAAEVPLVESGTTGFLGQVTVHVKGKTECYECQPKPVPKSYPVCTITSTPSKFVHCIVWAKDLLFAKLFGDKNQDNDLNVHSKDGSSSNSDVFKRDADEDLDQYARRIYDHVFGYNIEVALENEETWKNRKRPTPIYSREALPEEALKQNGTSGDCTKEHEEPSAMASLGLTNPQEIWTLADNSRVFVEAFKLFFQKREKEVGNLIFDKDDQLAVEFVSTAANIRAYSFGIPLHSLFEAKGVAGNIVHAVATTNAIIAGLIVIEAIKVLRGDYKNYRMTFCLEHPTRKMLLMPVDPFEPNKSCYVCSETPLLLDVNTKETKLREVIDKIIKSKLGMNLPLVMIGSTLVFEDGDGLEEDEAANYALNLDKVLAELPAPVINGTKLTVEDFQQELSCSINIKHREEFDEEKEPEGMVLSGWSAPVEKQANSNGANKSAASSSSAHDTVEDISAKPGMKRKLDEISETKENCGASTSAQVVEDDDDLTMLDEDPKLKKKRSL; from the exons ATGgcttccgccgccgcctcggaggAGGCCGTCAAG GCGGCCAAGGTCCTCATGGTCGGGGCTGGAGGCATCGGCTGCGAGCTGCTCAAGACCCTCGCCCTCTCCGGCTTCACCGACATCCACATC ATTGATCTGGACACGATCGAGGTCAGCAATCTGAACAGACAGTTTTTATTTCGGAAGACTCATGTTGGACAGTCGAAAGCCCAT GTTGCTCGCGATGCTATTCTGAAATTCAGGCCAAATATCAATATAAAATCGTACCATGCGAATGTCAAGGATTCCGAGTTCAACGTCGATTTTTTCAAGCAATTTAATGTCGTTATGAATGGCCTTGACAACTTGGATGCTAGACGGCATGTGAATCGCCTCTGCCTTGCTGCTGAAGTTCCCTTGGTTGAAAGTGGGACCACTGGGTTTCTTGGACAG GTTACTGTTCATGTCAAGGGTAAAACAGAGTGCTATGAGTGCCAACCCAAGCCTGTCCCGAAATCATATCCTGTCTGCACAATTACAAGCACTCCATCAAAG TTTGTTCACTGCATTGTGTGGGCAAAGGATCTGCTTTTTGCAAAGCTGTTTGGTGATAAGAACCAAGACAATGACCTTAATGTGCATTCAAAAGATGGCAGCAGTTCAAATTCAGATGTATTTAAAAGGGATGCTGATGAAGATCTTGATCAGTATGCTCGGAGGATTTATGATCATGTATTTGGTTACAACATCGAAGTTGCCTTGGAAAATGAAGAAACCTGGAAGAATCGGAAACGACCAACTCCGATATACAGCAGAGAAGCATTACCTGAAGAAGCTCTAAAGCAAAATGGTACCTCAGGGGACTGCACAAAGGAGCATGAGGAACCATCTGCTATGGCGTCTTTGGGTCTTACAAACCCCCAAGAGATATGGACTCTTGCTGACAATTCAAGAGTGTTTGTGGAAGCTTTtaaattattttttcaaaaaagagAGAAG GAAGTTGGGAACTTGATTTTTGATAAGGATGACCAGCTAGCAGTTGAGTTTGTTAGTACTGCAGCTAATATCAGAGCATACTCTTTCGGAATACCGCTGCATAGCCTTTTTGAAGCTAAAGGTGTTGCTGGGAATATAGTTCATGCTGTGGCAACAACAAATGCTATAATAGCTGGTCTCATCGTTATCGAAGCAATCAAAGTTCTCCGGGGTGATTATAAGAACTATAG AATGACATTTTGTCTGGAACATCCTACGAGGAAGATGCTCTTGATGCCTGTAGATCCTTTTGAACCCAATAAATCATGCTATGTCTGTTCTGAG ACCCCTCTTCTGCTGGATGTTAACACTAAGGAGACAAAGCTTAGGGAGGTTATTGACAAGATTATAAAAAGCAAACTTGGAATGAACCTCCCATTGGTAATGATCGGTTCTACACTTGTTTTTGAGGATGGTGATGGCTTAGAGGAAGATGAGGCTGCAAATTATGCTTTAAACCTTGATAAG GTCTTGGCTGAACTTCCAGCTCCAGTAATTAATGGTACGAAGCTTACTGTTGAGGATTTCCAGCAGGAGTTATCGTGCAGCATTAACATCAAGCACAG GGAAGAGTTTGACGAGGAGAAAGAGCCTGAAGGAATGGTTTTATCTGGATGGTCTGCTCCAGTGGAGAAGCAAGCCAACAGCAACGGGGCGAACAAATCTGCAGCTTCTTCATCGAGTGCACATGACACTGTTGAGGATATATCCGCTAAACCTGGAATGAAGCGTAAGCTGGATGAAATATCGGAAACAAAGGAAAATTGTGGTGCATCCACTAGCGCTCAGGTTGTTGAGGACGATGATGACTTGACGATGTTGGATGAGGACCCAAAGCTAAAGAAAAAGAGGTCGCTATAG